In one window of Synergistaceae bacterium DNA:
- a CDS encoding dihydroorotate dehydrogenase, translated as MTFDISVKVGDLNLSSPVIPASGVWPYDIDFWQGDKLSGIGAICTKAISFNPKEGNKGIRLWETPAGVLNSIGLQNIGVHAFVEQYRDMLHNCEVPVVANVVMEREEETAETLRILQDMGGIAVAELNISCPNVDGDGMAWGMEPCSAAKAVSSVRKAWNGNLWVKMTPQAADLSGVAKAIEDEGADALVVANTWLGMGMDLTKAKPAFDRVVAGLSGPAIFPLALRQVWQVSDAVDIPIVGCGGVTTAADCMSMILAGASAVEVGTGFFKDIKAGEGICSDLPKFMKRYESSSLNELVGKAKKNKK; from the coding sequence ATGACATTTGATATTTCTGTTAAGGTCGGAGATTTAAATTTATCTTCTCCCGTTATACCAGCCTCAGGGGTATGGCCTTATGATATTGATTTTTGGCAGGGAGATAAATTGTCCGGCATTGGCGCGATATGTACAAAAGCAATAAGTTTCAATCCAAAAGAGGGGAATAAAGGAATACGTTTATGGGAAACACCTGCAGGAGTGCTCAACAGTATTGGTCTCCAAAATATAGGTGTTCACGCTTTTGTGGAGCAGTATCGAGATATGTTACATAACTGTGAAGTGCCTGTGGTAGCAAATGTTGTCATGGAGAGAGAAGAAGAAACGGCAGAAACTTTGAGAATTCTTCAAGATATGGGCGGCATAGCTGTGGCTGAACTCAATATTTCATGTCCCAACGTTGATGGTGATGGAATGGCCTGGGGGATGGAACCCTGTAGCGCAGCAAAAGCAGTCTCTTCTGTCCGTAAAGCATGGAATGGGAATCTTTGGGTTAAGATGACTCCGCAAGCCGCAGATTTATCGGGAGTAGCTAAAGCGATTGAGGATGAGGGGGCAGATGCACTTGTGGTCGCAAATACGTGGCTTGGCATGGGGATGGATTTGACTAAAGCTAAGCCTGCTTTTGACCGAGTCGTTGCGGGATTGTCAGGCCCGGCTATTTTCCCTCTTGCACTAAGGCAAGTTTGGCAAGTCTCTGATGCCGTGGATATCCCCATAGTTGGATGCGGTGGAGTGACGACAGCAGCAGACTGTATGTCCATGATCTTGGCCGGTGCATCGGCGGTAGAAGTAGGCACGGGGTTCTTTAAAGATATAAAGGCAGGGGAAGGAATATGTTCCGATCTGCCGAAGTTTATGAAACGGTACGAAAGCTCATCCCTTAATGAGCTCGTGGGGAAGGCAAAGAAAAACAAAAAGTAA
- the hflX gene encoding GTPase HflX: MSKKEKLIDLSLKERKALIAAVETPQCTDTDLSLNELELLLQNLDIKAFGRFVQKRNEPDPRSFIGIGKAEELRNYAVDSGTNLLVIDDFLNPTQKSNLEKITGVEVWDRAFVIMKIFESRANTYEAKLQVKLAQYRYEIPSLKGLGLQMSRTGGGIGTRGPGETEFERHKRKLDKRVLAIIEKLEIVKRRRKLNRDRKRKYGVPLVSLVGYTNSGKSTLLRSLSNDSTIDSANQLFTTLDTVSRRINYHDLTGSFLLSDTVGFIRKLPTALIAAFRATLEEVVAANLLLVVLDVSEDEAIDHFDIVLDTLKELQADTIPRIVVLNKIDIAGDNTDMIEMELRASGEEAVRVSALAREGFISLLERIQYKLEEQSLE, translated from the coding sequence TTGAGCAAAAAAGAGAAGTTAATAGATCTTTCACTCAAAGAACGGAAAGCATTAATTGCCGCAGTGGAAACTCCTCAATGCACCGATACAGATTTGTCTCTAAATGAACTAGAGCTGCTGCTTCAAAATTTAGATATTAAAGCCTTTGGAAGGTTTGTTCAAAAAAGGAATGAGCCTGATCCACGCAGTTTTATCGGCATTGGAAAAGCAGAAGAGCTGAGAAATTATGCGGTCGACAGTGGCACTAACCTTTTAGTAATAGATGATTTTCTTAATCCAACTCAAAAGAGCAATTTGGAAAAAATAACCGGAGTAGAAGTGTGGGACAGAGCATTTGTAATTATGAAGATATTTGAAAGCAGAGCCAACACTTATGAGGCAAAACTACAGGTAAAGCTGGCTCAGTACAGATACGAGATTCCTTCACTCAAGGGATTGGGGCTCCAGATGTCTCGAACCGGTGGGGGAATAGGTACTAGAGGTCCCGGAGAAACTGAGTTTGAGAGACACAAGAGAAAGCTTGATAAAAGGGTTCTCGCAATAATAGAGAAGCTCGAAATAGTAAAAAGACGAAGAAAATTAAATAGAGATAGGAAGAGAAAGTATGGTGTTCCGCTTGTTTCTCTGGTGGGATATACAAACAGCGGGAAATCCACTCTGCTTAGATCACTGTCAAACGATTCTACGATCGACTCTGCCAATCAACTATTTACCACCCTTGATACGGTTTCTCGTCGCATAAATTATCATGATTTAACTGGCAGTTTTTTATTATCAGATACAGTAGGTTTCATAAGGAAACTCCCTACAGCTCTTATAGCGGCCTTTAGAGCAACGTTAGAAGAAGTTGTTGCTGCGAATCTTTTACTCGTGGTTCTAGATGTATCCGAAGATGAAGCTATTGACCATTTTGATATAGTACTGGATACACTTAAAGAGCTTCAAGCTGATACAATACCTAGAATAGTCGTCTTAAATAAAATTGATATCGCTGGAGATAATACGGACATGATAGAGATGGAACTTAGGGCAAGCGGAGAGGAAGCAGTAAGAGTTTCTGCTTTGGCCAGGGAGGGTTTTATATCTCTTCTCGAAAGGATACAATATAAACTGGAAGAGCAATCCTTAGAATAA
- a CDS encoding (d)CMP kinase, giving the protein MQSNCKKNFVITIDGPAGAGKSTIARLVAEKVGLPYLDTGAIYRAIAWWLDKKKIAPTDEKKILSVLKNFTISFEGLKIIVDNQDITKEIRTPRIDVLVSPYAALKGIRDELLFLQRDLSENGLVAEGRDMGTEVFPEADLKIFLTASAEERASRRYHERVKKGEEADYKEILKQINERDNYDMNRDVAPLRPALGSVVLDSTEMTKEEVVNAIVSLANELR; this is encoded by the coding sequence ATTCAAAGCAATTGCAAGAAAAACTTTGTTATAACGATTGACGGTCCTGCCGGTGCCGGCAAGAGTACAATAGCACGGCTTGTCGCTGAAAAAGTAGGGCTTCCCTATCTAGATACCGGGGCAATTTATAGGGCTATTGCATGGTGGCTGGACAAAAAGAAAATAGCGCCTACAGATGAGAAGAAAATTTTAAGTGTGTTAAAAAATTTTACAATTTCATTTGAAGGGTTAAAAATAATAGTAGACAATCAAGATATTACTAAAGAAATAAGAACTCCCAGGATAGATGTGCTCGTTTCTCCTTACGCAGCATTAAAAGGAATTAGGGATGAACTGCTTTTCTTACAGAGAGATCTCTCTGAAAATGGATTGGTGGCGGAGGGCCGCGATATGGGTACGGAGGTTTTTCCGGAAGCAGATCTTAAGATTTTTTTGACAGCTTCTGCGGAAGAACGTGCCTCTAGAAGGTACCATGAGCGAGTTAAAAAGGGAGAAGAAGCTGATTATAAAGAGATATTGAAGCAGATTAATGAGCGTGACAACTATGATATGAATAGGGATGTTGCTCCGTTGCGCCCCGCTTTGGGATCAGTAGTTTTGGATTCTACGGAGATGACGAAAGAAGAAGTCGTGAACGCCATAGTCTCTTTGGCAAATGAGCTTAGGTAA
- a CDS encoding YicC family protein, translated as MYVSMTGFSRTQLQTAWGTLSLELSSVNHRYQEITVRLPREFSSWEPWFHQKLRGCFRRGKVQLRMEILWASSFKMARVDRDVMLSYCNELLNIQKELGQSQELQLETIASLPGVLTLPSLEEKGETDKIEGIFSELLDKAVESWQKMRSLEGNHLRTEVLSHFSELENSLNEIEQKWSIARDSALELLRGRISKTLSELNETMEESRFLQEIVILTDKWDVAEELARIKSHIIKFKSTGEEAESSGRKLDFIIQEINREVNTVNSKVADAEIRWLAVEAKAALERIREQIQNLE; from the coding sequence GTGTATGTCAGTATGACTGGATTTAGTAGGACACAGCTCCAAACGGCATGGGGAACATTAAGCCTTGAGCTGTCAAGCGTAAATCACAGATATCAGGAGATAACAGTGAGGTTGCCTAGGGAATTTTCGAGCTGGGAGCCATGGTTTCATCAAAAGCTTCGCGGTTGTTTTCGTAGGGGCAAGGTGCAATTGAGGATGGAAATTTTGTGGGCATCTTCCTTTAAAATGGCGCGTGTAGATAGAGATGTCATGTTATCTTATTGCAACGAACTTCTTAACATTCAAAAAGAATTGGGACAGTCTCAGGAGTTGCAACTGGAAACGATAGCATCTTTGCCGGGAGTCTTAACCCTTCCCTCTCTTGAAGAGAAGGGAGAAACGGATAAAATTGAAGGCATATTTAGTGAACTTTTAGATAAAGCTGTAGAGTCATGGCAAAAAATGAGATCTCTAGAAGGCAATCACTTACGTACGGAAGTGCTTTCACATTTTTCTGAGTTGGAGAACTCTTTAAATGAGATAGAGCAAAAGTGGTCAATCGCAAGGGATAGTGCATTGGAACTTTTGCGTGGAAGGATTTCCAAAACTTTGTCTGAACTGAATGAAACAATGGAAGAGTCTCGTTTTTTACAGGAGATAGTTATTTTGACAGATAAATGGGATGTTGCGGAAGAGCTTGCACGTATAAAAAGCCATATAATAAAATTTAAGTCTACGGGAGAAGAAGCTGAATCGTCAGGGAGAAAGTTAGATTTTATAATTCAGGAAATAAATAGGGAAGTCAATACCGTTAATTCTAAGGTTGCAGATGCAGAAATACGCTGGCTTGCTGTAGAAGCTAAGGCAGCACTTGAAAGAATCAGAGAGCAAATACAGAATTTGGAGTAG
- a CDS encoding argininosuccinate synthase produces MTVENKGKLVLAYSGGLDTSVAIPWLKDQGYEVIALTMHVGQQEGDMEEIRQRALNAGAIKAYVVDLREAFVDTFVWPTLKSNALYQGVYPLNSALSRPMIAQALIWCAEKEGAVAVAHGCTGKGQDQVRIEVCCNALNPDIEVLAPVRDWQFTREEEMDYAAAHNIPVPTTKKSPYSIDDNLWGRSIECGVLEDPWNKPPKDAYALTVDPTDAPDEEVTIEITFEAGIPVALNGKKMDSLELIEQMNKMAGCAGVGRIDMVEDRLVGFKSREVYECPGAVALITAHRKLETITLAKDVLKTKKELEVKFAEMAYEGYWFSPLMEAIQAFMDSTQKSVNGTVRMSLYKGNATVNGMKSDTSVYSKELATYSTGDIFDQSAAVGFIKIWGMPIKTWRQVHKDKNVNPIEKLIVEKGEGAI; encoded by the coding sequence ATGACAGTGGAAAACAAGGGAAAATTGGTTTTAGCTTACAGTGGCGGGTTGGATACATCAGTGGCAATTCCTTGGTTGAAAGATCAGGGTTATGAAGTTATAGCCTTAACAATGCATGTCGGCCAGCAGGAAGGCGATATGGAAGAAATACGTCAAAGAGCTTTAAATGCAGGAGCAATAAAGGCTTATGTGGTAGATCTAAGAGAGGCTTTCGTCGATACGTTTGTTTGGCCAACATTGAAATCAAATGCGTTGTATCAGGGCGTTTATCCGCTCAACTCCGCTCTTTCACGTCCGATGATTGCACAGGCTCTCATTTGGTGCGCAGAAAAAGAGGGAGCCGTTGCCGTTGCTCATGGCTGCACAGGTAAAGGGCAAGATCAGGTACGTATTGAAGTTTGCTGTAATGCACTTAATCCAGATATTGAAGTTTTGGCGCCTGTCAGAGATTGGCAGTTTACAAGAGAAGAAGAGATGGACTATGCGGCAGCTCATAATATCCCTGTCCCAACAACAAAGAAAAGTCCATACAGCATTGACGATAACCTCTGGGGACGTTCTATAGAATGTGGAGTTCTTGAAGATCCCTGGAATAAACCACCAAAAGATGCATATGCATTAACTGTTGATCCCACAGATGCACCTGACGAAGAAGTGACTATTGAGATTACTTTTGAAGCAGGAATACCTGTCGCACTAAATGGCAAAAAGATGGACAGTTTAGAGCTAATTGAGCAGATGAACAAAATGGCAGGATGTGCCGGTGTCGGTAGAATTGACATGGTTGAAGATAGATTGGTCGGCTTTAAAAGTCGCGAGGTCTACGAGTGTCCGGGCGCCGTTGCTCTAATTACAGCACATAGAAAACTTGAGACCATAACTCTTGCAAAAGATGTGCTTAAAACCAAGAAAGAACTCGAAGTTAAATTTGCTGAAATGGCTTATGAAGGCTACTGGTTCTCTCCTCTCATGGAAGCTATTCAGGCTTTCATGGATTCAACACAGAAGTCTGTCAACGGAACTGTGCGCATGTCGCTTTATAAAGGCAATGCAACTGTTAACGGTATGAAGTCAGATACTTCTGTGTACAGTAAAGAACTTGCTACGTACTCAACAGGAGATATTTTTGATCAGTCCGCTGCAGTAGGATTTATAAAGATATGGGGTATGCCTATAAAAACATGGCGCCAAGTTCACAAGGATAAGAATGTCAATCCGATTGAAAAACTTATAGTTGAAAAAGGAGAAGGAGCTATTTAG